A single region of the Anaerolineales bacterium genome encodes:
- a CDS encoding NADH-quinone oxidoreductase subunit M — MNLDLLSLITFLPMLGAGVVIVLPRSQKNLARLVALGFSLAVLGLAIFLFYSYAGGNCPPGNVPTEMAAASAGSPYGFACQNVAPFFDLLGSHWHVGVDGLSVAMILLAAILTPLAILISYEVTDRVHEIMALFLFMEMGVLGVFVSLDLLIFFIFWEVGLVPMYFLINYWGGAKRQYASFKFFLYTMAGSLGLLLAIQVITVITGTMDIPTLLANFPKDLTATGAAISLPFSGNLNVVKGFLFIAFFLAFAVKVPVYPFHTWLPDAHTEAPTGGSMLLAGILLKLGAYGFLRLVVPLFPAQSASFAPVIATLAVLGIILGALAAWGQNDFKRLVAYSSVNHMGFVVLGIAAFAAVYNNLYTGAVIENREIVVRSVTMATNGAVLQMFTHGLSSAGMFLLVGALYHKAHTRQLTDFGGLWNIAPMYGGLLVFVSMGSLGLPGLAGFVSEYQVIAGAWWIYPAFVFIAMFGLLMTGAYILKGIRAVLAGPVNEHWRGHHLEIEFREMVALAPLMVLMLVTGIYPNWIMPVINQTVTRLFGG, encoded by the coding sequence ATGAATCTCGACTTACTCAGCCTGATCACGTTCCTGCCGATGCTCGGCGCGGGCGTGGTCATCGTCTTACCCCGCAGCCAAAAGAACCTTGCCCGCCTTGTGGCGTTGGGGTTCAGCCTTGCTGTGTTGGGCTTGGCGATCTTCCTGTTTTACAGCTATGCCGGGGGGAACTGCCCGCCGGGGAATGTCCCCACCGAAATGGCGGCGGCAAGTGCGGGGTCGCCTTATGGCTTCGCGTGCCAGAACGTGGCGCCATTTTTTGACCTACTTGGTTCGCATTGGCATGTGGGGGTCGATGGTCTGAGCGTTGCCATGATCCTTTTGGCGGCAATTTTGACCCCCCTTGCTATTTTGATCAGCTACGAAGTGACGGATCGCGTCCATGAGATCATGGCGCTGTTCCTCTTTATGGAAATGGGCGTCTTGGGCGTGTTTGTCTCGCTTGATCTGCTCATTTTCTTCATCTTCTGGGAAGTCGGGCTTGTGCCGATGTACTTCCTGATCAACTACTGGGGCGGGGCAAAGCGTCAATATGCCTCGTTCAAGTTTTTCTTGTACACGATGGCGGGGTCGCTTGGTCTGCTGCTTGCCATTCAGGTGATCACCGTGATCACGGGGACGATGGACATCCCAACACTGTTGGCGAATTTCCCCAAAGACCTAACGGCAACTGGGGCGGCGATCAGCTTGCCCTTCAGTGGTAATCTGAATGTGGTGAAGGGGTTCTTGTTCATCGCCTTCTTCCTCGCCTTTGCCGTGAAAGTGCCGGTCTACCCCTTCCACACATGGCTGCCCGATGCGCACACCGAAGCACCAACGGGTGGTTCGATGCTGCTGGCAGGGATTTTGCTCAAGCTCGGCGCGTATGGCTTTTTGCGCTTGGTTGTGCCGCTTTTTCCGGCGCAATCGGCAAGTTTCGCGCCGGTCATTGCTACGCTCGCTGTGTTGGGGATCATCCTCGGCGCATTGGCGGCATGGGGTCAGAACGACTTCAAACGGCTGGTCGCTTATAGTTCTGTGAACCATATGGGCTTCGTCGTCTTGGGAATCGCCGCGTTCGCAGCCGTTTACAATAATCTCTACACCGGTGCGGTGATCGAAAACCGTGAGATCGTTGTCCGCTCGGTGACCATGGCGACAAACGGCGCAGTGTTGCAGATGTTCACACACGGACTTAGTTCAGCGGGGATGTTCTTGCTGGTGGGGGCGCTCTATCATAAGGCGCACACACGACAGCTTACCGATTTTGGCGGGTTGTGGAACATCGCCCCCATGTATGGCGGGTTACTCGTCTTTGTCAGTATGGGCAGCCTCGGTTTGCCTGGGCTGGCGGGCTTTGTCAGCGAATACCAAGTGATTGCCGGAGCGTGGTGGATTTACCCCGCGTTCGTCTTTATTGCCATGTTCGGCTTGCTGATGACCGGCGCGTATATCCTGAAGGGTATTCGGGCGGTCTTGGCGGGTCCGGTGAATGAACACTGGCGAGGG
- a CDS encoding NADH-quinone oxidoreductase subunit L: protein MNWFDANNLPWLIPVPPLVAFMVILLFAGRNRLLTHITAIGAMGLSLVMSLSVVLRAVQFPTLGKERIFGSGIDWLANSVGGAGSGALSMGVAVDPLTVALLFMVPIACLMIFIYSLGYMAHDKRNPRFFAYLSLFAGAMLTLVVADNLLMLFVGWEVMGLCSYLLIGFWYDRAPQDEVDGVAPYQAAIKAFMTTRVADVIFMIGIAYLWATTGTLNFRTIFFSEETMSGLAATPAVGGFLGLSAAGLIGICVFIGTVGKSAQFPLHVWLPDAMKGPTPVSAMIHAAAMVSAGIYLLLRMYPILSVGSHVEDGILSSPMVAMAVIGAITAVFAATIAVAQNDIKKVLAYSTISQLGFMVAALGVGGYAAAAFHLITHAFFKALLFMGSGSVIHAMEHGHHVAHGAHGHGDDHSEDHQATAHADHGHGEGEHAAHGHGDSHEEHAAHGEVFDPQDMRNMGGLLRNMPVTGITFVIGGAALAGFPLVTAGFWSKDEILAEAWAAMSHTPIGLFVLVCLAAAAILTAFYTMRQIAMTFLGSPRTEAAIHAKHYDPARGDGPTERGVSVTMTFPLIILAGFALIAGFVGVNPSFPIVGPVLSGFGIEKPFIKYIGYTLPEAPHLPDFNILPVLLSFTVFGLGAYAGYALYIRRPVVLGEPDPVEGIVGEGTYRLLKNKYFIDEFYQAYFIKPVRWFSDKVAATILDQGVIDGVIHFFARLAGRIGDVFKEFNRVVIDGVGDGIPEAIADAAKGLRPLQTGRVQQYLLFALIAALIVGLNLAVASVAPNAIPIFIIIQGAIAIAIVMIFGNTGDKTQPSDSGD, encoded by the coding sequence ATGAATTGGTTTGACGCAAATAATCTTCCGTGGTTGATTCCCGTGCCGCCGTTGGTCGCCTTTATGGTGATCTTGCTCTTTGCGGGGCGCAACCGCCTTCTGACGCACATCACGGCAATTGGGGCAATGGGTCTCTCGTTAGTGATGAGCTTGTCTGTCGTCCTGCGGGCGGTGCAATTTCCGACGCTGGGCAAAGAGCGTATTTTCGGCAGCGGGATTGACTGGCTGGCAAACAGCGTGGGCGGGGCAGGATCGGGGGCGCTGAGCATGGGCGTTGCCGTTGACCCGCTAACGGTGGCGCTGTTGTTTATGGTGCCAATTGCCTGTTTGATGATCTTCATCTACTCTCTCGGCTACATGGCACATGATAAGCGCAACCCGCGCTTTTTTGCCTATCTCTCCCTCTTTGCGGGCGCTATGTTGACGCTCGTCGTTGCCGATAACCTGCTGATGCTGTTTGTCGGTTGGGAAGTGATGGGCTTGTGTTCGTACCTGCTCATTGGCTTTTGGTATGACCGCGCCCCACAGGACGAAGTGGACGGGGTAGCCCCCTATCAGGCGGCGATCAAAGCCTTCATGACCACCCGCGTCGCTGACGTGATCTTCATGATTGGCATTGCCTACCTGTGGGCAACGACAGGGACGCTCAATTTCCGCACGATCTTCTTCAGCGAAGAAACAATGAGCGGCTTAGCCGCAACACCAGCCGTTGGCGGCTTCCTCGGTCTAAGCGCCGCCGGACTGATCGGAATTTGCGTCTTCATTGGCACGGTGGGGAAATCGGCGCAGTTCCCGCTTCATGTGTGGCTGCCCGACGCCATGAAGGGCCCAACGCCCGTCAGCGCGATGATTCATGCGGCGGCGATGGTTTCCGCTGGTATTTACCTGCTCTTGCGGATGTACCCCATTCTTTCGGTGGGCAGCCATGTTGAAGATGGCATCCTCTCCTCACCGATGGTTGCTATGGCAGTCATTGGGGCAATCACGGCGGTCTTTGCGGCAACCATAGCCGTTGCCCAAAACGACATCAAAAAGGTGCTGGCATACTCAACGATCAGCCAGTTAGGGTTCATGGTTGCTGCGCTTGGCGTGGGCGGTTATGCCGCCGCCGCCTTCCACCTGATCACCCATGCCTTCTTCAAGGCACTTTTGTTTATGGGGTCGGGGTCGGTCATTCATGCCATGGAACATGGTCATCATGTGGCGCATGGGGCGCACGGGCATGGCGACGATCACAGCGAGGATCACCAGGCAACAGCCCATGCCGATCACGGGCATGGCGAGGGTGAACACGCCGCACATGGGCATGGGGATTCGCACGAGGAACACGCCGCGCATGGCGAGGTATTCGACCCGCAAGACATGCGTAACATGGGCGGGCTGCTGCGCAACATGCCCGTGACGGGGATCACCTTTGTAATCGGTGGCGCGGCGTTGGCGGGTTTCCCGCTGGTTACTGCTGGCTTCTGGTCGAAGGATGAAATCCTTGCGGAGGCGTGGGCGGCGATGAGCCACACCCCAATTGGGTTATTTGTCCTCGTCTGTCTGGCGGCGGCAGCAATCTTGACGGCGTTCTACACGATGCGCCAGATTGCCATGACCTTCTTAGGATCGCCGCGCACCGAGGCGGCAATCCATGCCAAGCATTACGACCCCGCACGCGGTGACGGTCCGACGGAACGGGGGGTCAGTGTCACGATGACCTTCCCCTTGATCATCCTCGCCGGGTTTGCCTTGATCGCTGGCTTTGTGGGGGTCAACCCTAGTTTCCCCATTGTTGGGCCTGTGTTGTCGGGGTTTGGGATTGAAAAGCCGTTTATCAAGTACATCGGCTATACCTTGCCCGAAGCACCGCACTTGCCAGATTTTAACATCTTGCCCGTGCTGCTCTCGTTCACCGTCTTTGGCTTGGGCGCCTATGCGGGCTATGCCCTCTATATTCGGCGTCCCGTCGTTTTGGGTGAGCCTGATCCGGTGGAAGGCATCGTTGGCGAGGGGACGTACCGCCTGCTGAAGAACAAGTACTTCATTGACGAGTTCTATCAGGCATATTTCATCAAGCCGGTGCGCTGGTTTTCCGATAAGGTGGCAGCGACGATCTTGGATCAGGGCGTGATCGACGGCGTGATCCACTTCTTTGCCCGCCTTGCCGGGCGTATCGGGGATGTGTTCAAAGAATTCAACCGCGTGGTGATCGACGGTGTGGGAGATGGTATTCCCGAAGCAATTGCCGACGCAGCAAAGGGCTTGCGCCCGCTCCAAACGGGGCGCGTGCAGCAATACCTCTTGTTCGCCCTGATTGCAGCGCTGATCGTCGGCTTGAATTTGGCGGTTGCCTCCGTTGCGCCAAACGCGATTCCGATCTTCATCATCATTCAAGGGGCGATTGCCATTGCCATTGTGATGATTTTCGGAAACACAGGGGATAAGACACAGCCAAGCGACAGCGGGGATTAG
- the nuoK gene encoding NADH-quinone oxidoreductase subunit NuoK, translated as MVPLTAYLLVAALLFCIGIYAVLARRNAIAILMGIELMLTATNINLVAFWRFLTPTTTATGSGLQAGVAGQTFAIFVFVVAAAEAAVGLALILSVFRNKKTIIAENVDSLRL; from the coding sequence ATGGTACCGTTGACAGCTTACTTACTTGTCGCGGCGCTCTTGTTCTGCATCGGCATCTATGCGGTGCTGGCAAGGCGAAACGCGATTGCCATTCTCATGGGCATTGAACTCATGTTGACCGCCACGAATATCAACCTCGTGGCGTTTTGGCGTTTCTTGACGCCCACAACAACGGCGACGGGGAGCGGCTTACAGGCGGGCGTGGCGGGGCAGACCTTCGCCATTTTCGTCTTTGTAGTCGCCGCCGCCGAAGCCGCAGTCGGTCTGGCGCTGATTTTGAGCGTCTTCCGCAATAAGAAGACCATCATCGCAGAAAATGTGGACTCGCTCCGGCTATAA
- a CDS encoding NADH-quinone oxidoreductase subunit J, with translation MNLVEWGFFGILTVLTIGGALAVVINRNLFHSALWLIISLFGAAGLFVMLSAPFLAAVQVLVYIGAIVILIIFAIMLTRRMMGIQELPNSQWSLGLAGAALTFLVLAFTIVMASSGTNPLFPREPVGAISGDSLRDMGIAFVDLNQYVLPFLLASVLLEAAMVGSIVLARGEE, from the coding sequence ATGAACTTGGTCGAGTGGGGCTTTTTCGGTATCCTCACCGTTCTGACCATCGGCGGCGCACTGGCGGTGGTGATCAACCGCAACCTGTTTCATTCTGCGCTGTGGTTGATCATTAGCTTGTTTGGGGCGGCGGGCTTGTTTGTCATGCTTTCAGCGCCATTTTTGGCGGCGGTACAAGTTCTCGTCTATATTGGGGCAATCGTGATCCTGATCATCTTTGCCATCATGCTCACCCGCCGGATGATGGGTATTCAAGAACTCCCCAACAGCCAATGGTCGCTTGGGTTGGCGGGTGCGGCGCTCACCTTTCTTGTCCTGGCGTTCACTATTGTCATGGCATCCAGCGGCACAAACCCGCTGTTCCCGCGTGAACCCGTTGGGGCAATTAGCGGAGACAGCCTGCGCGATATGGGGATTGCCTTCGTCGATTTGAATCAGTACGTGTTGCCCTTCCTGCTTGCCTCTGTCCTTCTTGAGGCAGCCATGGTTGGATCGATTGTGCTGGCGCGTGGCGAAGAATAG
- the nuoH gene encoding NADH-quinone oxidoreductase subunit NuoH: MVQTLIDLGWNKDAAFFVASLLGVIVCASFGLVWILFSIWLERKVAGRIQDRVGPNRTGPYGLFQSFADLGKLITKEDITPANADRHVYNIAPLLAVASVIMIFAVVPFSASWIGADLNIGVLYFIAVASLGTLAIMLAGWGSNNKYSLLGAFRVIAALISYEVPTILALVVPVMLAGTMSMQGIVHGQTIAYIFVAPVSAFIFFVSQLAEAGRSPFDLMEAESEIIAGYNIEYTGMKFGMFMASEFIHGFVICVLTVILFMGGWQFLGTGQPGSEVFGFMVMMGKSVLVYFLVMLIRATMPRFRIDHMMAFNWKFLVPLALANIIIIALLGKLFVPDYAAARAAVEAGGLAGILGGVLGAGFLAELPRAVVCLIGNIALWIVASNALKNYATTEQTHIRSLIAERKLDRKPSTAVEPAAGD; this comes from the coding sequence ATGGTACAGACATTAATTGATTTGGGCTGGAACAAGGATGCCGCCTTTTTTGTGGCGTCCTTGCTCGGCGTGATCGTCTGCGCCAGCTTCGGCTTGGTGTGGATTTTGTTCTCAATTTGGCTAGAGCGGAAGGTTGCCGGGCGCATTCAGGATCGGGTCGGTCCGAATCGGACGGGTCCTTATGGGTTGTTTCAATCCTTTGCCGACCTCGGCAAGCTGATCACAAAGGAAGACATCACGCCCGCCAACGCAGATCGCCACGTGTATAACATTGCCCCCTTGTTGGCGGTGGCATCGGTGATCATGATCTTTGCCGTCGTCCCCTTCAGCGCCAGTTGGATTGGGGCAGATTTGAACATTGGCGTGTTGTACTTTATCGCCGTCGCCTCCTTAGGAACGCTGGCAATTATGCTGGCGGGGTGGGGGAGCAACAACAAATACTCGCTGCTCGGTGCCTTTCGCGTCATTGCGGCGCTGATCAGCTATGAAGTGCCAACGATCTTGGCGCTGGTTGTCCCAGTCATGCTGGCGGGGACGATGAGTATGCAGGGCATCGTCCATGGGCAGACGATTGCCTATATCTTCGTGGCGCCAGTGAGTGCCTTCATCTTCTTCGTCTCGCAGTTGGCAGAGGCGGGACGCTCGCCCTTCGATTTGATGGAGGCGGAGTCGGAAATCATCGCTGGCTACAACATTGAGTACACCGGGATGAAGTTTGGGATGTTCATGGCGTCGGAATTCATTCACGGCTTCGTGATTTGCGTTCTGACGGTCATTTTGTTCATGGGTGGTTGGCAGTTCCTCGGCACGGGGCAGCCCGGTAGCGAGGTCTTTGGGTTTATGGTCATGATGGGGAAATCGGTGTTGGTATACTTCCTCGTCATGCTCATTCGCGCCACAATGCCGCGTTTCCGCATTGACCACATGATGGCATTCAACTGGAAGTTCCTCGTCCCGCTGGCATTGGCGAACATCATCATCATCGCCCTGTTGGGAAAACTCTTTGTGCCGGATTACGCTGCGGCACGGGCAGCCGTGGAAGCAGGCGGCTTGGCGGGGATACTTGGTGGGGTTTTGGGGGCGGGTTTCCTTGCCGAACTTCCCCGTGCGGTGGTTTGCCTGATCGGAAACATCGCCTTGTGGATAGTGGCAAGCAATGCCCTAAAGAATTACGCCACGACGGAACAAACCCATATTCGGAGTTTGATTGCCGAACGGAAATTGGATCGGAAACCCTCAACGGCGGTTGAACCGGCGGCGGGGGATTAA
- a CDS encoding NADH-quinone oxidoreductase subunit A, translating to MQQQEWIFIAMFFVIAPILPAVPVLAPQLLRLAPRRSNPLKMETYECGIETMGDAWVQFKVQYYLYALIFLIFDIEMIFLFPWAVAYNQLPLFAIVVMIAFIAILGVGLVYAWRKGALEWQ from the coding sequence ATGCAGCAGCAAGAGTGGATTTTCATCGCCATGTTCTTCGTCATCGCCCCGATACTCCCGGCGGTACCGGTTCTCGCGCCGCAGTTGCTGCGCCTTGCACCGCGCCGCTCCAATCCATTAAAGATGGAGACATATGAGTGCGGGATCGAAACGATGGGAGATGCATGGGTTCAGTTTAAGGTGCAATATTACCTATATGCCCTGATCTTCTTGATCTTCGACATCGAGATGATCTTCCTGTTCCCTTGGGCGGTGGCCTATAACCAACTGCCGCTGTTCGCCATTGTCGTCATGATCGCCTTCATCGCCATTTTGGGCGTGGGGCTGGTCTACGCATGGCGCAAAGGGGCATTGGAATGGCAATAA
- a CDS encoding isochorismatase family protein encodes MVEGDPLAEIVPELPPTPENVIVTKQYASAFFGTSLAAMLTALKVDTVILTGCSTSGCIRATAVDGMQYGFRVIVPRECVADRHAAPHEANLFDIGAKYGDVVTRAEVLAYFAR; translated from the coding sequence ATGGTCGAAGGTGATCCGTTGGCGGAGATTGTCCCTGAACTGCCCCCCACGCCAGAGAATGTGATCGTCACGAAGCAGTACGCCAGCGCTTTTTTCGGCACCTCGTTGGCGGCGATGCTGACGGCGCTCAAAGTCGATACCGTCATCCTTACGGGCTGCTCTACCAGCGGCTGCATTCGGGCGACGGCAGTGGATGGGATGCAGTACGGCTTTCGGGTCATTGTCCCGCGTGAGTGTGTCGCAGACCGCCACGCTGCCCCCCACGAGGCAAACTTATTCGATATTGGCGCGAAGTACGGCGATGTTGTCACGCGGGCGGAGGTCTTAGCCTATTTTGCCCGCTGA
- a CDS encoding GAF domain-containing protein, with protein sequence MDAAGFTNTIFLLLNSLTIVLALVMLLQILWQDARSATNLAFALFAFMGMLWSSGALLSRALAFVGGLPELTTLGIRLMEVGFTGACAGLYLFTLALTGGAGRRFNWIALTMVTVLITSQAILAFSSTTPPYTIRPNGTLLYTFTPATTLFYLSFAAVAMLLGWERRTKIKSRWQTYGIYAYGIGIMLELISPELRARAISLNLCAVALLIISYSLLRAQIIEPLAGRAAQLQAVRDVGLAITSRVRLEEVLSTVAGQAAGILGANGAAIFLNTEDGLTLAAVHNMPDGFLGGRLALGEGLAGEVALNRQSTRIEDYHRDWVGVPDMPYAEESFGGVIAAPLIFAGDVMGVLMVIEGVMGKRFDKDDVRLLDLLSPQAAVAITNSRLFERQRGLAEELETAKNQLEAVLVSTQNPVMALDHTMQIIFANPAADALFEDGRASGKPFLAVAPFDPLLQVIHDSRSETPFELVVNGKTYLCTLGRLRRLMGYVAVLNDITDLKELDRQKTQMIQLTSHNLKNPLFAAMSCFELLQEDGEALFTPDMRKDMNQLGEALTRMDKIIHTILNLERLQIGGIGYEETPVETLLEDAADAYLAQAERGGVALTIALAPDLPLIHCNRHYLTQALTNLIENALKFTRRGGRITVGAQSVAEGVVITVADTGVGIPTEALSRVFERFYRARQAGAEDVSGSGLGLSLVKAVIDAHAGRIWVESEPGMGTTFSVALPVKQTVGVREG encoded by the coding sequence ATGGACGCCGCTGGATTTACAAACACAATCTTTCTGCTCTTAAACAGCCTGACAATTGTCTTGGCGCTTGTCATGCTGCTTCAAATCCTTTGGCAGGATGCCCGCAGCGCGACGAATCTTGCTTTTGCCCTCTTTGCCTTTATGGGGATGCTGTGGTCAAGCGGGGCGCTTCTTAGTCGGGCGTTGGCATTTGTCGGCGGGCTGCCAGAGCTAACCACGCTTGGTATACGCCTCATGGAGGTGGGGTTTACAGGCGCGTGTGCGGGACTCTACCTTTTCACCCTCGCGTTAACGGGCGGCGCAGGGCGGCGCTTCAACTGGATTGCCCTTACGATGGTGACGGTTTTGATCACCTCCCAAGCTATCCTTGCCTTCAGCAGTACGACCCCACCCTATACAATCCGCCCCAATGGAACACTTCTTTATACCTTCACCCCCGCTACCACACTCTTTTATCTGTCTTTTGCTGCGGTGGCGATGCTTTTAGGGTGGGAGCGGCGGACAAAGATCAAGAGCCGTTGGCAAACCTATGGCATTTATGCCTACGGCATTGGGATCATGTTGGAGTTGATCAGTCCCGAACTGCGCGCGCGAGCAATCAGCCTGAACCTTTGCGCTGTCGCCCTCCTCATTATTAGTTACTCTCTGTTGCGAGCGCAGATTATTGAGCCGCTGGCAGGGCGTGCCGCTCAGCTTCAGGCGGTGCGCGATGTCGGCTTGGCGATCACCAGCCGCGTCCGCTTGGAGGAAGTTCTCAGCACGGTTGCCGGACAAGCGGCAGGCATTTTGGGGGCAAACGGCGCGGCGATCTTTTTAAATACCGAGGATGGGCTGACCCTTGCCGCCGTCCACAACATGCCCGACGGTTTTTTGGGCGGGCGGTTGGCATTGGGAGAGGGCTTGGCAGGTGAAGTTGCGCTCAACCGGCAGTCCACGCGCATTGAGGATTACCACCGCGATTGGGTAGGTGTTCCCGATATGCCCTATGCGGAGGAATCATTTGGTGGGGTGATTGCCGCGCCGCTGATCTTCGCCGGAGATGTCATGGGCGTTCTGATGGTTATTGAGGGGGTGATGGGGAAACGCTTTGATAAAGATGATGTACGGCTGCTTGATCTGCTTAGCCCACAGGCAGCAGTGGCGATCACCAACAGCCGCCTTTTTGAACGGCAGCGCGGGTTGGCAGAGGAATTGGAGACGGCGAAAAACCAATTGGAGGCAGTTCTCGTCAGCACACAAAACCCAGTCATGGCGCTTGATCACACCATGCAGATCATCTTTGCCAACCCTGCGGCGGATGCCCTTTTTGAGGACGGACGCGCCTCTGGAAAGCCGTTTTTGGCGGTTGCTCCCTTTGATCCCCTTTTACAAGTGATTCACGACAGCCGCAGCGAAACGCCCTTTGAACTCGTCGTGAATGGGAAAACCTATCTCTGCACGTTAGGAAGGCTGCGGCGGCTGATGGGTTATGTTGCTGTGTTGAACGACATTACCGACCTGAAAGAACTGGATCGGCAAAAGACACAGATGATCCAACTGACGAGCCATAATCTGAAAAACCCGCTCTTTGCTGCCATGTCTTGTTTTGAACTCCTCCAAGAAGATGGTGAAGCCCTTTTTACACCAGACATGCGTAAAGACATGAACCAGCTTGGCGAGGCGCTGACGCGGATGGATAAGATCATTCACACCATCCTCAATTTAGAGCGTTTACAGATTGGGGGAATTGGCTACGAGGAAACGCCTGTCGAAACCTTGTTGGAGGACGCAGCCGATGCGTATTTGGCGCAAGCCGAGCGGGGCGGCGTGGCGTTGACGATTGCCCTTGCCCCCGATCTCCCGCTCATCCATTGCAACCGCCATTATCTGACACAAGCGCTGACGAACCTGATCGAAAACGCGCTCAAATTCACGCGGCGGGGGGGGCGGATTACGGTTGGGGCGCAAAGCGTTGCCGAAGGGGTGGTCATCACTGTTGCCGATACAGGGGTGGGGATTCCGACAGAGGCGCTCTCGCGGGTTTTCGAGCGCTTCTATCGGGCGCGGCAAGCCGGCGCAGAAGATGTGAGCGGCTCTGGGTTAGGCTTAAGTTTGGTGAAGGCGGTCATCGACGCCCACGCCGGACGTATCTGGGTAGAAAGCGAACCCGGCATGGGGACAACCTTTTCCGTTGCGCTGCCCGTGAAACAAACCGTCGGTGTGCGGGAAGGGTAG
- a CDS encoding glycosyltransferase family 1 protein, translating to MNTAALSAFIEAESRALIPPAGMTAPAVAPSVQRVAILSEAFLPKVDGVTRSALLTVRHLQNTGREVIIFAPSPAPTHIGTTPVITLPALPLPTFPETRIALPFLPIVALLRRFRPDIIHLFSPFSLGTAGMLAGGILRLPVIANYQTDLPAYTASYGFPALRQTFIGAIRWLHNGCTRTLAPTLGVAETVRQWGLRRVHVWGRGVDSVRFDPAHRDPMWRERLLGGRSPESLLCLYVGRLAREKSLDVLRDLAAEKDIALTLVGGGSYEREIARLLNSNGRRAHFMGELHGDDLAYAYAAADVFVFPGAKETFGQVILEALASGLPVIAINAGGPAGIITDGITGYLCAEGDSAAFAAHARRLQANPTLRGGMADAGRRYALERSWALIMGELERHYGEVMALHRRYMPSLS from the coding sequence GTGAACACCGCCGCCCTCAGCGCCTTTATTGAGGCGGAGTCACGGGCATTAATCCCCCCAGCGGGAATGACCGCCCCCGCCGTAGCGCCCTCTGTGCAGCGCGTGGCGATCCTCAGCGAGGCATTTCTTCCCAAAGTGGATGGCGTCACACGGAGCGCTTTGTTAACCGTTCGCCACCTCCAAAACACAGGGAGGGAGGTCATTATTTTTGCCCCGTCCCCCGCCCCAACGCATATTGGCACAACACCCGTCATTACCCTTCCCGCCCTTCCCCTCCCCACCTTTCCCGAAACGCGCATCGCGCTGCCTTTTTTGCCCATCGTCGCGCTGCTGCGGCGCTTTCGCCCAGATATCATTCACCTTTTTAGCCCCTTCAGTTTAGGCACGGCAGGGATGCTTGCCGGTGGCATCCTTCGTCTGCCCGTGATCGCCAATTATCAAACCGATCTCCCCGCCTACACCGCCAGCTATGGCTTCCCCGCGCTCCGCCAGACCTTTATCGGGGCAATCCGTTGGCTGCACAACGGCTGCACACGTACCCTTGCCCCAACGTTGGGGGTGGCGGAAACGGTTCGCCAGTGGGGGCTGCGGCGGGTGCATGTGTGGGGGCGAGGGGTGGATAGCGTTCGTTTCGACCCCGCCCATCGTGATCCGATGTGGCGAGAGCGCCTCTTGGGGGGGCGTTCGCCAGAATCACTACTATGCCTTTACGTCGGGCGTTTGGCACGGGAAAAATCGCTCGATGTGCTGCGCGACCTTGCCGCCGAAAAAGATATTGCGCTCACCCTTGTTGGGGGAGGGAGTTACGAAAGGGAGATTGCCCGCCTTTTGAACAGCAATGGGCGAAGGGCGCACTTTATGGGCGAACTGCATGGGGATGATTTGGCTTATGCTTATGCAGCGGCGGATGTGTTCGTCTTTCCCGGCGCCAAAGAAACCTTTGGTCAGGTCATTTTAGAGGCGTTGGCATCTGGGCTGCCTGTCATCGCGATCAATGCTGGCGGACCCGCTGGCATCATCACCGATGGAATAACGGGTTATCTTTGTGCCGAGGGTGATAGTGCCGCCTTTGCTGCCCATGCCCGTCGCTTACAAGCCAACCCTACCTTGCGGGGAGGCATGGCGGACGCCGGACGGCGCTATGCTTTGGAGCGCTCTTGGGCGCTAATTATGGGCGAATTAGAGCGCCATTATGGGGAAGTCATGGCGCTCCATCGTCGTTATATGCCATCCCTGTCCTAG